From the Homo sapiens chromosome 1, GRCh38.p14 Primary Assembly genome, one window contains:
- the ANXA9 gene encoding annexin A9 isoform X1: MSVTGGKMAPSLTQEILSHLGLASKTAAWGTLGTLRTFLNFSVDKDAQRLLRAITGQGVDRSAIVDVLTNRSREQRQLISRNFQERTQQDLMKSLQAALSGNLERIVMALLQPTAQFDAQELRTALKASDSAVDVAIEILATRTPPQLQECLAVYKHNFQVEAVDDITSETSGILQDLLLALAKGGRDSYSGIIDYNLAEQDVQALQRAEGPSREETWVPVFTQRNPEHLIRVFDQYQRSTGQELEEAVQNRFHGDAQVALLGLASVIKNTPLYFADKLHQALQETEPNYQVLIRILISRCETDLLSIRAEFRKKFGKSLYSSLQVKLGYFLAWSLRPSLLTSTLTPCTQLSIFLPHRKPSS; encoded by the exons ATGTCTGTGACTGGCGGGAAGATGGCACCGTCCCTCACCCAGGAGATCCTCAGCCACCTGGGCCTGGCCAGCAAG ACTGCAGCGTGGGGGACCCTGGGCACCCTCAGGACCTTCTTGAACTTCAGCGTGGACAAGGATGCGCAGAGGCTACTGAGGGCCATTACTGGCCAAG GCGTGGACCGCAGTGCCATTGTGGACGTGCTGACCAACCGGAGCAGAGAGCAAAGGCAGCTCATCTCACGAAACTTCCAGGAGCGCACCCAACAG GACCTGATGAAGTCTCTACAGGCAGCACTTTCCGGCAACCTGGAGAGGATTGTGATGGCTCTGCTGCAGCCCACAGCCCAGTTTGACGCCCAGGAATTGAGGACAGCTCTGAAG GCCTCAGATTCTGCTGTGGACGTGGCCATTGAAATTCTTGCCACTCGAACCCCACCCCAGCTGCAGGAGTGCCTGGCAGTCTACAAACACA aTTTCCAGGTGGAGGCTGTGGATGACATCACATCTGAGACCAGTGGCATCTTGCAGGACCTGCTGTTGGCCCTGGCCAAG GGGGGCCGTGACAGCTACTCTGGAATCATTGACTATAATCTGGCAGAACAAGATGTCCAG GCACTGCAGCGGGCAGAAGGACCTAGCAGAGAGGAAACATGGGTCCCAGTCTTCACCCAGCGAAATCCTGAACACCTCATCCGAG TGTTTGATCAGTACCAGCGGAGCACTGGGCAAGAGCTGGAGGAGGCTGTCCAGAACCGTTTCCATGGAGATGCTCAGGTGGCTCTGCTCGGCCTAG CTTCGGTGATCAAGAACACACCGCTGTACTTTGCTGACAAACTTCATCAAGCCCTCCAG GAAACTGAGCCCAATTACCAAGTCCTGATTCGCATCCTTATCTCTCGATGTGAGACTGACCTTCTGAGtatcagagctgagttcaggaaGAAATTTGGGAAGTCCCTCTACTCTTCTCTCCAGGTGAAACTTGGCTACTTCTTAGCCTGGAGCCTCAGGCCTTCACTCCTCACCTCCACCCTCACTCCCTGCACACAGCTGAGCATATTCTTGCCCCATAGAAAACCCAGtagttag
- the ANXA9 gene encoding annexin A9 isoform X2, whose translation MSVTGGKMAPSLTQEILSHLGLASKTAAWGTLGTLRTFLNFSVDKDAQRLLRAITGQGVDRSAIVDVLTNRSREQRQLISRNFQERTQQDLMKSLQAALSGNLERIVMALLQPTAQFDAQELRTALKASDSAVDVAIEILATRTPPQLQECLAVYKHNFQVEAVDDITSETSGILQDLLLALAKGGRDSYSGIIDYNLAEQDVQALQRAEGPSREETWVPVFTQRNPEHLIRVFDQYQRSTGQELEEAVQNRFHGDAQVALLGLASVIKNTPLYFADKLHQALQETEPNYQVLIRILISRCETDLLSIRAEFRKKFGKSLYSSLQDAVKGDCQSALLALCRAEDM comes from the exons ATGTCTGTGACTGGCGGGAAGATGGCACCGTCCCTCACCCAGGAGATCCTCAGCCACCTGGGCCTGGCCAGCAAG ACTGCAGCGTGGGGGACCCTGGGCACCCTCAGGACCTTCTTGAACTTCAGCGTGGACAAGGATGCGCAGAGGCTACTGAGGGCCATTACTGGCCAAG GCGTGGACCGCAGTGCCATTGTGGACGTGCTGACCAACCGGAGCAGAGAGCAAAGGCAGCTCATCTCACGAAACTTCCAGGAGCGCACCCAACAG GACCTGATGAAGTCTCTACAGGCAGCACTTTCCGGCAACCTGGAGAGGATTGTGATGGCTCTGCTGCAGCCCACAGCCCAGTTTGACGCCCAGGAATTGAGGACAGCTCTGAAG GCCTCAGATTCTGCTGTGGACGTGGCCATTGAAATTCTTGCCACTCGAACCCCACCCCAGCTGCAGGAGTGCCTGGCAGTCTACAAACACA aTTTCCAGGTGGAGGCTGTGGATGACATCACATCTGAGACCAGTGGCATCTTGCAGGACCTGCTGTTGGCCCTGGCCAAG GGGGGCCGTGACAGCTACTCTGGAATCATTGACTATAATCTGGCAGAACAAGATGTCCAG GCACTGCAGCGGGCAGAAGGACCTAGCAGAGAGGAAACATGGGTCCCAGTCTTCACCCAGCGAAATCCTGAACACCTCATCCGAG TGTTTGATCAGTACCAGCGGAGCACTGGGCAAGAGCTGGAGGAGGCTGTCCAGAACCGTTTCCATGGAGATGCTCAGGTGGCTCTGCTCGGCCTAG CTTCGGTGATCAAGAACACACCGCTGTACTTTGCTGACAAACTTCATCAAGCCCTCCAG GAAACTGAGCCCAATTACCAAGTCCTGATTCGCATCCTTATCTCTCGATGTGAGACTGACCTTCTGAGtatcagagctgagttcaggaaGAAATTTGGGAAGTCCCTCTACTCTTCTCTCCAG GATGCAGTGAAAGGGGATTGCCAGTCAGCCCTCCTGGCCTTGTGCAGGGCTGAAGACATGTGA
- the ANXA9 gene encoding annexin A9 isoform X3, with amino-acid sequence MSVTGGKMAPSLTQEILSHLGLASKTAAWGTLGTLRTFLNFSVDKDAQRLLRAITGQGVDRSAIVDVLTNRSREQRQLISRNFQERTQQDLMKSLQAALSGNLERIVMALLQPTAQFDAQELRTALKASDSAVDVAIEILATRTPPQLQECLAVYKHNFQVEAVDDITSETSGILQDLLLALAKGGRDSYSGIIDYNLAEQDVQALQRAEGPSREETWVPVFTQRNPEHLIRVFDQYQRSTGQELEEAVQNRFHGDAQVALLGLASVIKNTPLYFADKLHQALQDAVKGDCQSALLALCRAEDM; translated from the exons ATGTCTGTGACTGGCGGGAAGATGGCACCGTCCCTCACCCAGGAGATCCTCAGCCACCTGGGCCTGGCCAGCAAG ACTGCAGCGTGGGGGACCCTGGGCACCCTCAGGACCTTCTTGAACTTCAGCGTGGACAAGGATGCGCAGAGGCTACTGAGGGCCATTACTGGCCAAG GCGTGGACCGCAGTGCCATTGTGGACGTGCTGACCAACCGGAGCAGAGAGCAAAGGCAGCTCATCTCACGAAACTTCCAGGAGCGCACCCAACAG GACCTGATGAAGTCTCTACAGGCAGCACTTTCCGGCAACCTGGAGAGGATTGTGATGGCTCTGCTGCAGCCCACAGCCCAGTTTGACGCCCAGGAATTGAGGACAGCTCTGAAG GCCTCAGATTCTGCTGTGGACGTGGCCATTGAAATTCTTGCCACTCGAACCCCACCCCAGCTGCAGGAGTGCCTGGCAGTCTACAAACACA aTTTCCAGGTGGAGGCTGTGGATGACATCACATCTGAGACCAGTGGCATCTTGCAGGACCTGCTGTTGGCCCTGGCCAAG GGGGGCCGTGACAGCTACTCTGGAATCATTGACTATAATCTGGCAGAACAAGATGTCCAG GCACTGCAGCGGGCAGAAGGACCTAGCAGAGAGGAAACATGGGTCCCAGTCTTCACCCAGCGAAATCCTGAACACCTCATCCGAG TGTTTGATCAGTACCAGCGGAGCACTGGGCAAGAGCTGGAGGAGGCTGTCCAGAACCGTTTCCATGGAGATGCTCAGGTGGCTCTGCTCGGCCTAG CTTCGGTGATCAAGAACACACCGCTGTACTTTGCTGACAAACTTCATCAAGCCCTCCAG GATGCAGTGAAAGGGGATTGCCAGTCAGCCCTCCTGGCCTTGTGCAGGGCTGAAGACATGTGA